One Natrinema halophilum genomic window carries:
- a CDS encoding ribbon-helix-helix domain-containing protein translates to MTEYTTVSIPKDLADRVEETIEGTSFQSTSDLVRFLLRSIVIQHQKEGQLTEAEFEEITEQLRGLGYLE, encoded by the coding sequence ATGACCGAATACACCACGGTGTCGATCCCGAAGGACCTCGCGGACCGCGTCGAGGAGACGATCGAAGGCACGAGCTTCCAGAGTACCAGCGATTTAGTCAGATTCCTGTTGCGCAGTATCGTCATCCAGCACCAGAAAGAGGGCCAGCTCACCGAGGCGGAGTTCGAAGAGATTACCGAACAGCTCCGCGGGCTCGGCTACCTCGAGTAA
- a CDS encoding VOC family protein gives MLSDLSWLALEAKYLEPARTFYEEELGLTVGERGDDELVCAAGETDLVLRRPQTLPRGGIHTHFAFAIPETEYDEWWDRLAETYDLEEAQFGPARSLYLYDPDGNCVEIGQQDVAGPGIDGVFEVVLEVEDLDRATEFYEYLGFEIVDEGDDRKRVRLHGPMALELWEPHLGIADARGGVHVDLGFETDDPVAALEAVGDRVQSVERETTDEVVVRDPDGHFLTFIS, from the coding sequence ATGTTATCCGACCTTTCCTGGCTGGCACTCGAGGCCAAGTACCTCGAGCCGGCGAGGACGTTCTACGAGGAGGAATTAGGTCTGACCGTCGGCGAGCGCGGAGACGACGAGCTCGTCTGTGCGGCAGGCGAGACCGATCTCGTGTTGCGGCGACCCCAAACCCTCCCGCGCGGCGGGATACATACGCACTTCGCGTTCGCGATCCCGGAAACCGAGTACGACGAGTGGTGGGATCGACTCGCGGAAACGTACGACCTCGAGGAAGCACAGTTCGGCCCCGCACGATCGCTGTACCTGTACGATCCCGACGGCAACTGCGTCGAGATCGGTCAACAGGACGTCGCCGGCCCGGGGATTGACGGGGTTTTCGAGGTCGTTCTCGAAGTCGAGGATCTCGATCGCGCGACGGAGTTCTACGAGTATCTGGGATTCGAAATCGTCGACGAGGGCGACGACCGCAAGCGCGTTCGACTCCACGGCCCGATGGCGCTCGAACTCTGGGAACCCCACCTTGGAATCGCCGACGCTCGCGGTGGTGTCCACGTCGACCTCGGGTTCGAAACGGACGACCCCGTCGCGGCGCTCGAGGCTGTGGGCGATCGAGTTCAGTCGGTCGAACGGGAGACGACCGACGAAGTCGTCGTTCGGGATCCCGACGGTCATTTCCTGACGTTTATATCCTGA
- a CDS encoding arylsulfotransferase family protein, producing the protein MRRRAGGLTTTLGTQRQIRVLFLGVLVLSGAAIAYGATVETRTGPGEVVRSAPAAQNHTVITQSGRVGNVLAYAPNGSLVYANDSHTKYYDVDPVANESMTVEYVATDTLYQKSPRCQDPPCARNVIERLNLSTGETTEVYAQYVYRETAGEWHDADRIDDRHVVVADIAADQVFMVDTATEMIEWTWDAQSTFPVDGGGSYPGNWVHLNDVEVLEDGRVMASLRNQDQVVFIDPETGIAEDRTLGGDGNHTILDEQHNPDYIPASRGGPAVVVADSENDRVQEFQREDGRWNRTWVWSDDRMQWPRDADRLPSGNTLVTDTDGERVLEVNRSGDVVWQVELPHPYDAERLETGDESTGGRSAVALGLKSQVADGNTENGRSDGNRRFGPILDVVREYLPSRLEYVLVHGSPTWLTTSDLGPVIVALCTGVVWGIVELRWFLRSRGIRFRWPVKRRKK; encoded by the coding sequence ATGAGACGTCGAGCAGGTGGGCTGACAACGACGCTGGGAACGCAGCGCCAGATTCGGGTGCTCTTTCTGGGAGTGCTCGTCCTGAGCGGTGCAGCAATCGCCTACGGTGCGACAGTCGAGACCAGGACGGGACCCGGAGAGGTCGTCCGATCCGCGCCGGCGGCGCAGAATCACACGGTCATCACGCAATCGGGGCGAGTCGGTAACGTTCTCGCCTACGCACCGAACGGAAGCCTCGTCTATGCAAACGATTCGCACACGAAATACTACGACGTCGACCCGGTCGCGAACGAATCGATGACCGTCGAATACGTCGCAACGGACACGCTGTACCAGAAGAGTCCCCGGTGTCAGGATCCGCCGTGTGCTCGTAACGTCATCGAACGGCTGAACCTCTCGACGGGCGAAACGACCGAGGTCTATGCCCAGTACGTGTACCGGGAAACCGCCGGCGAGTGGCACGACGCCGACCGAATCGACGACCGACACGTCGTCGTCGCCGACATCGCCGCCGACCAGGTGTTCATGGTCGACACTGCGACCGAAATGATCGAATGGACGTGGGACGCCCAGAGCACTTTTCCCGTCGACGGCGGTGGCTCGTACCCCGGTAACTGGGTACATTTGAACGACGTGGAGGTGCTCGAGGACGGGCGCGTAATGGCCAGTCTCCGAAACCAGGATCAGGTCGTTTTCATCGACCCGGAGACCGGAATCGCTGAAGACCGGACACTGGGCGGGGATGGCAACCATACGATCCTAGACGAACAACACAATCCGGACTACATTCCAGCGTCACGCGGCGGCCCAGCCGTCGTCGTCGCGGACTCCGAGAACGATCGCGTACAGGAGTTCCAACGCGAAGACGGCAGGTGGAACCGCACCTGGGTCTGGTCCGACGATCGAATGCAATGGCCGCGGGACGCCGATCGGTTACCGAGCGGCAACACGCTCGTCACCGATACTGACGGAGAGCGAGTACTCGAGGTGAACCGGAGCGGCGATGTCGTCTGGCAGGTCGAACTCCCCCATCCGTACGATGCCGAACGGCTGGAGACCGGCGATGAAAGCACTGGCGGTCGAAGCGCGGTCGCGCTCGGCCTCAAGTCACAGGTAGCCGACGGCAATACTGAGAATGGCCGAAGCGACGGAAACCGTCGTTTCGGACCGATCCTCGACGTGGTTCGAGAGTACCTTCCGTCTCGCCTCGAATACGTTCTCGTACACGGCAGCCCGACGTGGCTAACGACGTCCGACCTCGGCCCGGTTATCGTCGCCCTCTGTACGGGAGTCGTGTGGGGTATCGTCGAGCTTCGGTGGTTCCTTCGGTCTCGCGGAATCCGGTTTCGCTGGCCCGTAAAGCGTCGCAAAAAGTGA